The genomic window TGGACTCAGGAATGGGAAAACAGTCATTTTCGATAATTTCTCAGGGACGAGTCGAAGAAATTTTCAATAGTAAACCAGTTGAAAGACGTTCGATCATTGAAGAATCTGCCGGAGTTGCTCTTTTTAAACAAAAGAAACAACAAGCAGAGAGTAAGTTGTCTGACACTACGGATAATCTTCATCGAGTATCGGATATTGTTTCAGAATTAGCTCAACGTGTTGAACCCTTGAAAAAACAAGCTAGCATTGCTCGTGATTATCGTGAGCAAAAGGGTAAATACGATGAGTTATATCAACAAATATTGGCTCTTGAAATCAAAGATCTTTCAGCACAAAAGAAATCAGTTCAAACTGAGATCGACCAAGTTAAAACTAGTTTGAGAAATATTGGTAATCAGGTCAAAAAGTCTAATCTGCAAGTTAATCAAAACCGTAATGCAGTACATGAGATCGTTTCAAAAATAGATCAAAAGCAAAATGACCTGGTTAACCATACTCGAAGACTGGAACAATTAAATGGACAAATAGCCGTTTCTGATGAAAGAAACGGTTTTAATGCGTCAAATAAAGATTCAATCAGTCAAAGAATCAATGATTTAGCTACCGATAAACAAGGTAAGCTTGATCAGTTAAAACAAGTTCAAGAAAAAATTTCCGAATATCAAGCAGATATTGATAAGTATTCAAAACAACTGCATGACATCAAACAATTGCAAGATAAGACTCCTGAACAGTTGAATGAAAGTATAGCGGCGGCTAGAGATAATTATGTCAACGCCTTGCAGCAACAAGTTTCAAATAGCAATGAACAGAAGTTCTCTAATAAACAGTTAACAAGAATTGCATCTGCTTCAGCTGATCAAGAAAAACGATTAGCCGAAGTCGTAAAGTTTTTAAATGATGCAAATTCTAAAATCAATCAAGTTAAAGATCAGCTCAAAAAGCTGGATAATGACAACCAAGAATTAGTTGATAAGAGTCATAAGATCGAACATTCGATCAATTCGGTGACTGAACAAGGTCAGAAAGAAAATTCTGAATATCTGAAGCTCTTGGAATCATTGCAGGAAACTAAGGCACGCAAGAATGTTCTGGAAAACATGGAACATGAGCATGCTGGTTTTTACGATGGTGCGAAAAATGTCTTGAATAACGCCAAAGAAATTGGTGGTATTGTCGGAGCCGTGGCAGAATTGATTGATGTTCCGCAAGATTACCAATTGGCAATTGAAACAATTGCTAGTAATCAACTCCAATCCATTGTTACTGAAAATGAACAGGCTGCCAAGAAGGGAATCAATTACCTTCGTCAGAAACGTGGAGGCAGAGCGACGTTTTTACCACTAAATATTATTAAAGCTAGAAACATTTATTCGACTGATTTGAACAATGCCAAAAAAATCGATGGATTCATTGGAATTGCCAGTGATTTGATTTCATATAAATCAGACGTTGAAAATATTATCAAAAGCATTTTTGGGAACGTACTAGTAGCACATGACATTAATGCTGCGACGAGAGTTTCTGCAGCAGTTGGTCGAAAATATCGAGTAGTTACGATTGATGGGAATGTGGTTAATGCTGGTGGATCCATGACTGGTGGTCAACAAAGAAGATTCAATACTAGTATTTTGACTCGGAAAGAAGAACTGGATAAGCTCACTGAAAAGTTGCAACAGCAGGAATCTCTTAGCGATCAAAAACAACAAAACGTTCAACATTTACGTAACCAATTAGTTCAACTTCGAGAAGAAAATAAATCAATCGAAGAAGAATTGAAGACTTATAATGATTCGCGAAATCAATTATCGAATCAATTATCAAGCCATCAAAATGAACAGAAACATTTACAAGATCAACAAAATGCACTTCAGTACAATCAAAAGAGAACTCAAGAAGAACGCAGTGAGATCGAATCAGATCTTCAAAAACAGGTTGATAAGTCTAAGACCCTTAAACAAAGTATCTCGGATTTACAAGCTGACATTGAACACAAGCAAGAAGTTTTGAATGATTTTGATGCTGAACTTGAAAAAACTAACGCACAGGCACAAGAAGTTCAAACTAAACTGGTTGTTGTAAAAAGCAATTTTACGAATGAATCAGCACAGGTCAAACGACTGAAATCTGAGATCAACGAGATAACAGATCAATCAGCTGCATTACAAAAACGACTTGATGAGTTGAATTCGGAAAGAATGCAGTTAGATACCAATAATTCTGAAATAAAACAAGATGTATCGAAATTAGAATCTGAAATTGAAATCGTTAAGACAGATCTGCAGAAACTTCAAACGCAACGTACTGAAAAAGATGAAGAATCAAAGCGCTTGAATCAGGAAGCTGAAAGAAACTTTGATCTACAGAAATCTGCTTCAGATCAACAAGAAAATTTGGCTATCCAATTAACAAAGTTATCTAATAACATGAATAGCCGACTTGACACGCTTGAACAGGACTATCAAATTACTTACGAGGCCGCCATCAAGGAAATTCAGACCGATGAAATAGATACTGATAAATTGCGTCACGACGCTCATCTTTTAAAGATGGGTATTCAAGAATTGGGTACGGTCAATGAGGCTGCAATTGAGGAATACGACAGTGTCAAAGATCGTTACGAATTTTTGACAACGCAACAAAATGATCTAATTAAAGCCAGAAAACAATTGCTAGATACAATGGCCGAGATGGACCATGAAGTGGTAACTCGTTTCAAGAAGACTTTTGATGACGTCTCGGCTGCGTTTGAAGTCATATTCCCAGAAATGTTTGCGGGAGGTCGTGCTAAACTAGTCTTGACTGAACCAAACGATCTTTTGGAAACTGGGATTGAAATTATTGCACAGCCACCTGGGAAAAAATTTCAACGATTGAGTTTGTTGTCCGGTGGTGAGAAGGCATTGACTGCTATTACATTGCTGTTTGCAATTATTAAGGTCAATCCAGTTCCATTTTGTATTTTGGATGAAGTTGAGGCATCCTTAGATGA from Companilactobacillus sp. includes these protein-coding regions:
- the smc gene encoding chromosome segregation protein SMC; protein product: MPLKSLTINGFKSFADKTKIDFTTGITGIVGPNGSGKSNITEAIRWVMGEQSARSLRGDKMVDVIFAGSDTRPQMNRAEVTMEFDNSNHELKSSQENVTIRRKLFRNGDSEFSINNHNCRLKDINEIFMDSGMGKQSFSIISQGRVEEIFNSKPVERRSIIEESAGVALFKQKKQQAESKLSDTTDNLHRVSDIVSELAQRVEPLKKQASIARDYREQKGKYDELYQQILALEIKDLSAQKKSVQTEIDQVKTSLRNIGNQVKKSNLQVNQNRNAVHEIVSKIDQKQNDLVNHTRRLEQLNGQIAVSDERNGFNASNKDSISQRINDLATDKQGKLDQLKQVQEKISEYQADIDKYSKQLHDIKQLQDKTPEQLNESIAAARDNYVNALQQQVSNSNEQKFSNKQLTRIASASADQEKRLAEVVKFLNDANSKINQVKDQLKKLDNDNQELVDKSHKIEHSINSVTEQGQKENSEYLKLLESLQETKARKNVLENMEHEHAGFYDGAKNVLNNAKEIGGIVGAVAELIDVPQDYQLAIETIASNQLQSIVTENEQAAKKGINYLRQKRGGRATFLPLNIIKARNIYSTDLNNAKKIDGFIGIASDLISYKSDVENIIKSIFGNVLVAHDINAATRVSAAVGRKYRVVTIDGNVVNAGGSMTGGQQRRFNTSILTRKEELDKLTEKLQQQESLSDQKQQNVQHLRNQLVQLREENKSIEEELKTYNDSRNQLSNQLSSHQNEQKHLQDQQNALQYNQKRTQEERSEIESDLQKQVDKSKTLKQSISDLQADIEHKQEVLNDFDAELEKTNAQAQEVQTKLVVVKSNFTNESAQVKRLKSEINEITDQSAALQKRLDELNSERMQLDTNNSEIKQDVSKLESEIEIVKTDLQKLQTQRTEKDEESKRLNQEAERNFDLQKSASDQQENLAIQLTKLSNNMNSRLDTLEQDYQITYEAAIKEIQTDEIDTDKLRHDAHLLKMGIQELGTVNEAAIEEYDSVKDRYEFLTTQQNDLIKARKQLLDTMAEMDHEVVTRFKKTFDDVSAAFEVIFPEMFAGGRAKLVLTEPNDLLETGIEIIAQPPGKKFQRLSLLSGGEKALTAITLLFAIIKVNPVPFCILDEVEASLDDANVYRFANYLNRYDDNTEFIVITHRKGTMMNVNRLYGVTMEESGVSRILSVSVKD